From Chelatococcus sp. YT9, a single genomic window includes:
- a CDS encoding acetyl-CoA acetyltransferase yields MSLKGTVAITGVGTFGTGASPGWSAPELMQAAALRAVGDAGLKLGDIDGLCASTFYHFFPTLTAAEMLGVHPRWSDADMAGGSSFMNHVMHAAAAIQAGLCNHVLILYGSNARSSRNLNGLAETPDTEAPFEPLVPLSGYALAASRYLHQYGATREDLGRVHLAAREWAALNPEAELRDPLSMDDYLSSRLIASPFCRYDCCLVSDGGAAIVVSRADRARDMRRKPVYLLGGGAAHWHREIAQMPDLTITAATESSSRAYAMAGLGPADIDVVELYDAFTLNVLLFLEDLGFARKGEASGLVASGAIAPGGGLPVNTNGGGLCCVHPGMYGLFCIIEAVTQLRGDGGERQVAGAETAIAHGNGGTLSHQATLILGGPSTL; encoded by the coding sequence ATGAGTTTGAAAGGTACCGTCGCAATCACGGGTGTGGGGACCTTCGGAACAGGCGCCTCGCCTGGGTGGTCGGCGCCAGAACTGATGCAGGCCGCAGCGTTGCGCGCTGTTGGCGACGCCGGTCTCAAGCTGGGCGATATCGACGGGTTATGCGCGTCGACCTTCTATCACTTTTTTCCCACGCTGACGGCCGCGGAAATGCTGGGCGTCCACCCCCGCTGGAGCGACGCCGACATGGCTGGCGGCTCCTCTTTCATGAATCACGTGATGCATGCCGCGGCCGCCATTCAAGCCGGGCTCTGCAATCACGTCCTCATTTTGTACGGATCGAATGCGCGCTCGAGCCGCAATCTCAACGGACTGGCCGAGACGCCGGACACCGAAGCCCCCTTTGAGCCTCTCGTCCCCCTGAGCGGCTACGCCCTAGCGGCCTCCCGCTATCTTCACCAATATGGTGCGACCCGCGAAGATCTCGGCCGCGTTCACCTGGCGGCGCGCGAGTGGGCTGCCCTTAATCCGGAAGCGGAGCTTCGCGACCCGCTTTCAATGGACGATTATCTATCCAGCCGCCTGATCGCATCTCCGTTCTGCCGTTACGATTGCTGCCTCGTCAGCGATGGCGGAGCGGCCATCGTGGTGTCGCGTGCCGACCGTGCACGCGACATGCGGCGCAAGCCGGTCTACCTGCTTGGGGGTGGCGCGGCCCACTGGCACCGGGAAATCGCCCAGATGCCGGACCTGACGATCACCGCGGCAACGGAATCCTCATCCCGCGCCTATGCGATGGCGGGCCTTGGCCCGGCCGACATCGACGTGGTCGAACTCTACGACGCCTTTACGCTCAACGTTCTGCTGTTCCTCGAAGATCTTGGGTTCGCGCGGAAAGGAGAGGCGTCAGGGCTTGTGGCCAGCGGAGCCATCGCCCCGGGTGGGGGGCTGCCGGTCAATACCAACGGCGGGGGTCTGTGCTGCGTGCATCCGGGCATGTATGGACTGTTCTGCATCATCGAAGCCGTGACCCAGCTGCGCGGAGATGGCGGCGAGCGTCAGGTCGCCGGCGCCGAAACGGCCATCGCGCATGGCAACGGAGGAACACTCTCCCATCAGGCGACGCTCATTCTCGGCGGTCCGTCAACCCTTTAG
- a CDS encoding OB-fold domain-containing protein, with product MTASDTSGPFAIFQHALNQGRFLIQRSRSTGDYVFPPRVAAPGSGTDDLEWQEVSGLGHIYALTIIGRRAERGGDYNIALVELDEGPRLMSRVVGVDPSELRIGQRVQACVGVPDFGPLKDGNQAVVMFRPLIPTVTTS from the coding sequence ATGACAGCCTCTGACACGTCTGGCCCCTTCGCCATCTTCCAGCATGCTCTCAACCAGGGACGCTTTCTCATCCAAAGAAGCCGCTCGACAGGAGATTATGTCTTCCCGCCGCGCGTTGCAGCACCAGGATCTGGAACAGACGATCTCGAATGGCAGGAGGTCTCTGGCCTCGGCCACATCTACGCGCTGACGATCATCGGCCGCCGCGCAGAGCGCGGTGGTGACTACAACATCGCGCTTGTCGAACTCGATGAGGGGCCGCGTCTGATGTCCCGGGTCGTCGGTGTCGACCCATCCGAACTGCGCATCGGCCAGCGCGTGCAGGCCTGCGTGGGCGTGCCGGACTTCGGCCCGCTCAAAGATGGCAACCAGGCCGTGGTCATGTTTCGACCGCTCATACCGACGGTGACGACATCATGA
- a CDS encoding AMP-binding protein, protein MSTLTLGKLVESAARSRGSHDAYVELDRRRTWNEIHQRTDALGWALKEIGVRRGDRVGIISKDAIEVAESIIACAKIGAIRVGLNFRLAGPEITALIDDAGVDVVLVQAALVDAILPAIRATKRRPQAVGMAGQHALEHDYEALVSKGATRGPLEQTPHDTLMICYTTGSTGLPKGAIYPHAKMMESMAAIALSEGAVPDDVWFHAMPAAGIPIMHLLRNVFHGSKCAILGEWNAERALTLIEKERCSITVLVPTMLSDLLASGLIPRFDCSSLRQLGYGSSTLPPSTLRDAMKAFGCSFLQMYGSTELMGMAMMMTASDHEMALKSGHPCLASAGRPLFYVETKIVDDDGQEVPVGNDGELLIKTDYVTPGYWNQNLNYVETVRDGWLHTGDIAMRDADGFIYMKDRAKFRIKSGGYNIFPTEIENCLAEHPAISEVAVFGVPDPKWGDRIVAVVSLLPGQSAEPDAFREFCRGKIANFKVPKQVFIWDELPKGPTGKIQKRAIIDRCIELESQANEACDP, encoded by the coding sequence ATGTCGACACTGACGCTTGGCAAGCTCGTCGAAAGCGCAGCCCGCAGCCGGGGCTCCCATGATGCTTACGTCGAGCTCGATCGGCGAAGGACCTGGAATGAGATCCATCAGCGCACCGACGCGCTGGGATGGGCGCTGAAGGAGATCGGCGTCCGCAGGGGCGACCGTGTCGGCATCATCTCGAAGGATGCGATCGAGGTCGCCGAGTCAATCATTGCCTGTGCAAAGATCGGCGCCATTCGGGTGGGGCTCAACTTCCGTCTCGCGGGACCCGAGATTACAGCTCTGATCGACGATGCCGGCGTGGACGTCGTTCTCGTGCAGGCCGCTTTGGTGGATGCAATCCTGCCGGCGATCCGGGCAACGAAGCGTCGTCCGCAAGCCGTCGGAATGGCGGGCCAGCACGCGCTGGAGCATGACTACGAAGCGCTCGTTTCCAAGGGCGCGACGCGGGGGCCGCTGGAACAGACGCCGCACGATACCCTCATGATCTGCTACACGACAGGTTCGACCGGCCTGCCCAAGGGAGCGATCTATCCCCATGCCAAGATGATGGAATCAATGGCGGCGATTGCGCTCAGCGAAGGAGCGGTGCCGGACGATGTATGGTTCCATGCCATGCCGGCGGCCGGCATACCCATCATGCACCTGCTGCGTAACGTCTTCCATGGCTCCAAATGCGCCATCCTTGGGGAATGGAATGCCGAACGCGCATTGACGCTCATCGAGAAGGAGCGCTGCAGCATCACGGTCCTCGTGCCGACGATGCTCTCCGACCTTCTCGCCTCCGGCCTGATCCCGCGGTTCGATTGCAGCTCGCTGCGCCAGCTCGGCTACGGTTCCTCAACGCTGCCCCCGTCGACCCTGCGCGATGCGATGAAGGCCTTCGGCTGCAGCTTCCTGCAGATGTATGGCTCAACCGAGTTGATGGGCATGGCGATGATGATGACCGCTTCGGACCACGAGATGGCTCTGAAGTCCGGACATCCATGCCTTGCTTCGGCGGGCCGTCCGCTGTTCTACGTGGAAACGAAGATTGTCGATGACGACGGTCAGGAAGTTCCAGTTGGCAACGATGGCGAGCTGCTCATCAAGACTGACTATGTGACGCCCGGATACTGGAACCAGAACCTGAATTACGTCGAGACGGTCCGGGACGGATGGCTTCATACCGGCGACATCGCCATGCGCGATGCCGACGGCTTCATTTATATGAAGGACCGTGCCAAGTTCCGTATCAAGTCTGGCGGCTACAACATCTTCCCGACGGAAATCGAGAACTGCCTCGCCGAACACCCCGCCATCTCGGAAGTGGCCGTGTTCGGGGTCCCCGATCCAAAGTGGGGCGATCGCATCGTGGCGGTGGTTTCGCTGTTGCCCGGGCAAAGCGCGGAGCCGGATGCATTTCGCGAATTCTGCCGCGGCAAGATCGCCAATTTCAAGGTCCCCAAGCAGGTCTTCATCTGGGACGAGCTTCCGAAGGGACCAACCGGCAAGATCCAGAAGCGCGCCATCATCGACCGGTGCATCGAGCTCGAAAGCCAAGCGAATGAGGCCTGTGACCCATGA
- a CDS encoding LLM class flavin-dependent oxidoreductase, whose protein sequence is MRFKILAIPFARQYGENVQLAGRDPQRFQTMMVKLRNQMVLAEELGYEGFCLTEHHMQVEGIECTTNPLFWNLYIAQHTKNFLVGQLGMNLTAMNPIVLAENIAMLDHMSGGRVFAGFSRGNTPRWTATMGQHLDLTSAESDKSAADQRNRRALYENWRLVKSLWTDDLTSFEGEFWNMPQPVEWNFNPTRDWGGPDAVDAQGILRRGGIVPKPLQTPYPAIYAPFSYSMETARFWAAEGAKMVSFVTADKESFMPLILENCIEAAHAAGRTSTTNNNVLALGAHLLMGKTPEKAKRYQDMFHELFAYAYDAPPYHVPTGRIWGGSRQETLDNVMELAERYKIEEFFLWHHVGYFGDDIEQEALIEFAEGVIHKVNS, encoded by the coding sequence GTGCGCTTCAAGATTTTGGCCATCCCCTTCGCACGCCAATATGGCGAAAACGTTCAGCTGGCCGGGCGTGATCCTCAACGCTTCCAGACCATGATGGTCAAACTGCGAAACCAGATGGTTCTGGCGGAGGAACTTGGTTACGAGGGCTTCTGCCTCACCGAGCATCACATGCAGGTGGAAGGCATCGAGTGCACCACGAACCCGCTGTTCTGGAACCTCTATATCGCCCAGCACACGAAGAATTTCCTCGTGGGCCAGCTCGGCATGAACCTGACGGCCATGAACCCGATCGTGCTCGCCGAGAACATCGCCATGCTCGACCACATGAGCGGTGGGCGTGTCTTCGCGGGCTTCTCGCGCGGGAACACGCCGCGTTGGACGGCGACCATGGGGCAACATCTCGACCTGACCTCCGCTGAATCCGACAAGTCGGCGGCCGACCAGCGCAACCGGCGCGCACTCTATGAGAACTGGCGCCTGGTGAAATCCCTTTGGACGGATGATCTGACGTCCTTCGAAGGCGAATTCTGGAACATGCCCCAGCCGGTGGAGTGGAACTTCAATCCGACGCGCGACTGGGGAGGTCCTGATGCCGTTGATGCGCAGGGCATTCTGCGTCGCGGCGGCATTGTTCCGAAGCCGCTTCAGACCCCCTACCCGGCGATCTATGCGCCCTTCAGCTATTCCATGGAAACAGCCCGTTTCTGGGCGGCGGAAGGCGCAAAAATGGTCTCCTTCGTGACGGCTGACAAAGAATCCTTCATGCCGCTCATCCTCGAGAACTGCATCGAGGCGGCCCATGCGGCCGGGCGCACATCCACGACCAACAATAATGTGCTTGCGCTCGGCGCTCATCTGCTGATGGGCAAAACGCCGGAGAAGGCGAAGCGCTATCAGGACATGTTCCACGAGCTCTTTGCTTACGCCTATGACGCGCCGCCCTACCACGTTCCGACCGGTCGTATCTGGGGCGGGTCGCGCCAGGAAACGCTCGACAACGTCATGGAGCTTGCGGAGCGCTACAAGATCGAGGAGTTCTTCCTTTGGCACCATGTGGGCTACTTCGGCGATGACATCGAGCAGGAGGCCTTGATCGAGTTCGCTGAAGGCGTGATCCACAAGGTCAACAGCTGA
- a CDS encoding PaaI family thioesterase, with product MAVQASGVAGGVIVSSGPYEGWEHIPHEPFNDTAGPFYHRHTEDGSLLCGFTPLEKASNKMGIVHGGCLLTFADYCLFLAAREKADPHEIVTVSMASEFVGMARPGEAVEGRTEIIRGGRSLIFVRGLLSGANGPLLNFSGVAKVMPDRK from the coding sequence ATGGCAGTGCAGGCGAGTGGCGTGGCTGGCGGCGTTATTGTTTCAAGTGGGCCGTACGAGGGCTGGGAACACATTCCACACGAACCGTTCAACGATACGGCGGGACCGTTCTATCACCGCCATACCGAGGACGGGTCACTCCTATGCGGCTTCACGCCGTTGGAGAAAGCATCGAACAAGATGGGCATCGTGCACGGGGGATGTCTTTTGACGTTCGCGGACTACTGCTTGTTCCTGGCAGCTCGCGAGAAGGCGGATCCGCACGAGATCGTCACGGTTTCCATGGCCAGCGAATTCGTTGGCATGGCAAGACCGGGTGAGGCTGTCGAAGGTCGTACAGAGATCATCCGGGGCGGGCGCTCATTGATTTTCGTCCGCGGCCTGCTCAGTGGGGCAAATGGTCCGTTGCTGAATTTCTCGGGCGTCGCCAAGGTCATGCCCGACCGGAAGTAA
- a CDS encoding TetR family transcriptional regulator C-terminal domain-containing protein — translation MTEIDIHRPQRRVRKQNRKPSRIAQERRRDLIEAAIRDIAENGYDKVTVSSICEKAGFSRGLIGHYFSSKDALLLEAVRAMAEQLGSAIRDAANQAGPNTSDRLHALITASFTPPGCTQENMAVWVALTGTARWSPPLAALYREIWRDYRAGVGRLFARAAEGRKKTIDVEQTALSFSQLVEGLWIGCNADPEAVSTASAEACCHAFVRAVLGEDA, via the coding sequence ATGACAGAGATTGATATCCATCGGCCCCAGCGTCGTGTGCGAAAGCAGAACCGCAAACCATCGCGTATTGCCCAAGAGCGTCGACGGGATCTGATTGAAGCCGCGATCCGCGACATCGCGGAGAACGGATACGACAAGGTTACGGTCAGCTCGATCTGTGAAAAGGCTGGCTTTTCAAGAGGGCTCATCGGCCACTATTTCAGCAGCAAGGATGCGTTGTTGCTGGAAGCGGTCCGGGCCATGGCTGAGCAGCTCGGCTCGGCCATACGCGATGCGGCCAACCAGGCTGGGCCAAACACCTCCGACCGCCTGCACGCGCTGATCACGGCGAGCTTCACACCGCCGGGCTGCACGCAGGAAAACATGGCCGTCTGGGTCGCGCTCACGGGTACGGCACGCTGGTCCCCGCCGCTCGCAGCACTCTACCGTGAGATCTGGCGCGACTACCGGGCCGGCGTCGGACGCCTCTTCGCGCGCGCCGCCGAAGGGCGGAAGAAGACAATCGATGTTGAGCAGACCGCCCTCTCCTTCTCGCAACTCGTCGAGGGTTTGTGGATCGGCTGCAATGCCGATCCGGAGGCCGTGAGCACGGCAAGCGCCGAAGCCTGCTGCCACGCCTTCGTCCGTGCCGTCCTGGGCGAAGACGCGTAG
- a CDS encoding site-specific integrase — MPQRSKGPRLYERPPRRDQSGKITHAGVWVIRDGPITVSTGCGPDDKLGAERALTSYLAKKFSEVKGQPRGPGEAIYIAEVLSLYGSEAAPKKEGDRRILSARIDKLMEWWGDKAVSEVRRTTCRDYVAWRTKQRIRHAKTSARTVREPTARRELVVLSAAINYWHAEHPLPALPVVWLPEDSKPRQAFLDREQAAKLLAAALGFYRDKGGAIHRRGKSARANRAHIARFILIGLYTGTRHSAMIGLRWEPSAISGWIDLERGVMHRRGAGESETKKRRPPVRLQQRLLAHLRRWHKIDRAAPLEDGRMITHVIHHGSVAIASKVRTGWEGTREDAGLGAEIVPHILRHTCGTWLAQRGVEVWEAAGYLGMTSAMFERVYGHHHPDFQSAASKALSGPGRR; from the coding sequence ATGCCGCAGCGATCAAAAGGGCCACGGCTCTATGAGCGCCCCCCACGCCGCGACCAGTCGGGGAAAATCACCCACGCGGGCGTCTGGGTCATCAGAGATGGACCGATTACGGTTAGCACAGGCTGCGGCCCGGATGACAAGCTTGGCGCTGAAAGAGCGCTCACTTCCTACCTAGCCAAGAAATTTTCTGAGGTTAAGGGGCAACCTCGCGGCCCAGGCGAAGCGATTTATATTGCGGAGGTATTGAGCCTGTATGGCAGCGAGGCTGCGCCCAAAAAGGAGGGAGACAGGCGAATCCTCTCGGCGCGCATCGACAAGCTCATGGAATGGTGGGGAGACAAGGCCGTTTCCGAAGTGAGACGGACGACATGTCGAGATTATGTCGCATGGCGAACAAAGCAGAGGATCCGGCACGCCAAGACTAGTGCCCGCACCGTGAGAGAACCAACAGCGCGCCGCGAGTTAGTCGTTCTATCGGCCGCGATCAACTATTGGCACGCTGAGCACCCGCTGCCCGCACTACCGGTCGTTTGGCTGCCAGAAGACAGCAAGCCTCGCCAAGCATTCCTCGACCGCGAGCAGGCCGCCAAGCTCCTAGCCGCGGCACTCGGTTTCTATAGGGATAAAGGCGGGGCGATCCATCGGCGAGGCAAGAGCGCGCGCGCGAACCGGGCTCACATCGCCCGATTTATATTGATCGGCCTTTACACCGGAACGCGGCATTCCGCGATGATAGGGCTCAGGTGGGAGCCGTCCGCAATCTCAGGATGGATTGATTTGGAGCGTGGCGTCATGCACCGCCGAGGCGCGGGCGAAAGCGAGACAAAGAAGCGTAGGCCTCCTGTCCGCCTGCAACAACGCCTGCTTGCCCACCTTCGAAGGTGGCATAAAATCGACCGTGCCGCGCCTTTAGAAGACGGACGCATGATCACGCACGTCATTCACCATGGAAGCGTGGCGATCGCCAGCAAGGTCCGCACCGGCTGGGAAGGCACCCGCGAAGATGCCGGGCTGGGGGCGGAGATCGTTCCCCACATTCTGAGACACACATGCGGGACGTGGCTGGCTCAACGCGGTGTGGAAGTATGGGAGGCGGCTGGCTATCTCGGGATGACCTCGGCCATGTTCGAGCGCGTTTATGGGCACCATCACCCGGACTTCCAGTCCGCCGCTTCGAAGGCTCTATCGGGACCGGGGCGAAGGTAA
- a CDS encoding DUF982 domain-containing protein codes for MPRLWFEPVDIWISDSTRRTVTSVEEAARMLMEKWPEEFATSKKHLAARKACLAALADPSPASAAKARAALIKAAEEAGMG; via the coding sequence ATGCCTCGTCTCTGGTTTGAACCGGTTGATATCTGGATCTCTGACAGCACGCGACGAACGGTCACGAGCGTGGAAGAAGCGGCACGGATGTTGATGGAGAAATGGCCTGAGGAATTCGCGACCTCCAAGAAACACCTCGCGGCTCGCAAGGCCTGCCTTGCGGCCCTTGCTGATCCGTCGCCTGCATCCGCCGCCAAAGCTCGCGCAGCCCTTATCAAGGCTGCTGAGGAAGCGGGGATGGGGTGA